ATGAAATATAAGGTAATAGCATTCGCCATCAGCGCATCCTTCGGCGGATTGGCTGGGTCCGTCTTCGCATTCTGGTTTATGTTCACGAGCCCGGAAAGCTTTAAATTTTGGGAGTCTATCCTGATACTCTGCATGGTGGTTTTGGGTGGAATGGGAAGCATACCGGGAGTTATTCTCGGGGCGCTTGTTCTGACCTCCCTTACGGAGGTCGTAAGGGAGTTACTTGATCCGTGGCCCGATCTTGTTCAAGCGAGGTTTTTAGTGTTTGGTGTGATATTAATCGTGATGATGCGGTTTAAGCCCGCAGGATTGATTCCGCTTTCGAGGGTCAAGAGAGAAATGGGATCAAGGGACAAATCGATAATAGACGCCATGAACGAGAGCTTTTACAAGTTCAAATCAGGTAAAGGATAGATTATTTGGTCAGGGTCAATTGGTTTAGATTGCAAAGATAGTGATGGAACGGGAAGAGATTTTAAGCGTAAAATCATTAACAAAATTATACGGCGGCGTCGTTGCGGTCAACAATGTATCCTTTGAAATAAAGGAGGGGGAGATACTATCCCTGATAGGGCCCAACGGGGCGGGTAAGACCACAATATTCAACTGCATGACGGGCCTGTCAAGACCGACGAAAGGCGAGATCTCGCTTAATCTGAACGGGAAACAGAGCGTAATTTCTGCCAGAAAGAAGATGTTGAAACCGGATGCAATTAATTATCTCGGTATTGCGAGGACATTTCAGAATATACGGCTCTTCAATAACCTTACAATTCTAAACAACGTCAAGATAGGCAGACATTCTCGATCTAAGAAGAACTTCGCAGGGGCGGTTCTCAGGACGAGAAGTCAGAAATTGGAGGAGAAGGATATACTTAAAAGCGCCGTAAAGTATATAGTCTTCGTAGGACTTGAGGGATCGATAATGGAGATCGCCTCAAACCTTCCATACGGTGCTCAGAGACGTCTGGAGATCGCAAGGGCGTTGGCGACGGAGCCGAAGCTTCTCCTTTTGGATGAGCCGGCGGCGGGCATGAATCCGAAAGAGACCGGCGAACTCATGAATCTGATAAGAAGAATCAGGGACATGGGGATCACCGTATTGATCATAGAGCATGACATGAAGGTGGTAATGGAGATCTCAGACCGAATCGTTGTCCTGGAATACGGTAAGAAGATCGCCGATGGAAATCCGATCGAGATAAAGAATAGTCCCGCGGTAATCAAGGCATATTTGGGTACAGACTAAAAGTGCTACAACTGATAGACGTACATACATATTACGGAAAAATCGAGGCCTTAAAAGGTATATCGATGAAAATAGGTGAGGGTGAGATAGTCACCCTGATAGGTTCAAACGGCGCGGGCAAGTCGACGACCCTTATGACCATTTGCGGCATCACGCCCGCAAGAAAGGGGAAGATCCTCCTCGAAGGGATAAACATCGAAAGGACACCTCCCGATATGATAGTAAGCAAAGGGCTTTCTCAGGTACCTGAGGGTAGGAGGATATTTCCCTTTCTTACCGTAATGGAAAACCTAAGGATGGGAGCATATTTAAGGAAGAAGGATTCAAGGCTGAAGACGGATTTCGAGCGCCTTTTTAGGATTTTCCCGATCCTGAAGGATCGAAAAAATCAACTCGGAGGAACCCTCTCAGGTGGCGAACAGCAGATGCTGGCGATAGCGAGGGCGTTGATGAGCAATCCGAGGCTGTTGTTGTTGGACGAGCCCTCCCTTGGACTTGCGCCCTTAATAGTCAAGGAGATTTTTAAAACAATAAGTGAGATTAACAAGGTCAATGGGACAACGATATTGCTGGTTGAGCAGAACGCAAAGATGGCCCTTCAGAACTCAAATAGGGGCTACGTCCTTGAAACTGGCAGGATCGCTATGGAGGATAAATCAGAAAACCTTTTGGAGAATGATGCCGTTAAAAAGGCTTATTTAGGAGAAAATTAGAGAGGAGAACGAAAGTGGAAGAGAGAAGAAAAGAGGAGATCTTTACCAAGAAGGTAAAGGCAGGGAGGAGAACCTACTACTTTGACGTCAAGGAGAACGTTAATAACGACAGGTATCTCATTATTTCTGAGACAAAGTCGGTGGATTTTGGGAAACAGGATAGATTCAGGATAATGGTCTTTCCGGAAGATATCGATAATTTCAAAGAGGCATTTATGGATGTGGTTGACTTCATAAAGAGCGGTGAAGACTCTCGGGAAGGAGAGTCGGATGATGACTTCTCGGACGAATATTGATAGCGCATAAAGGGAGTAAAACAGCAGATTTTATAGATGAAAAAGAGGATAATCAAAGGAAAAATCGTTTGTTTACATAATATCAATTATCAGACGCTACCATATTTTATGGTATGGGCATATAATATTTGATTAATCGATATGTAAACCCTCTTTGACTATTTTACGATATTGGGCGGTTTGTTATATATGTAAACAGACCGCTCTTTTTTTTTAAAATGAATGATATAGATGTTATAGAATTGATTTCATAAATGGATTGATCTATTTGTTATCAAAGTTATCAAAGAAAATGACATCCTTGTTGCTCTTTCTGATCTCCTCCATGGTGATATGCTCGACAAGCTTCACCGCAGCCCTTATCCCAAGTATCTCTAATAGATCATCCTTTATGGAAGAGATCATGGCCTCAAGGATTTTCACTTCATCTGAAAATAGAGACTCCACGCCCACAATAAAAATATCTATCTCGTCAAGCTCCTTTACCTTGTGATGAACTATGGCGAAGGGAGGAGTCTCTTTCAGGTTGTCGGCAATAATTTTCTCAATCTGTGATGGATACACCTTTACGCCGCGAACGGAGAGGACATCGTCGGTCCTCTTCATCGGTATCTCGATGGATAACAGGTTCCTTCCACACGGACAAGTATCCTCGGGCAGGATCGTGGATATGTCTCCCGTCCTGAACCTGATCAACGGATAGGCCTTCGTGGTAATCGTGGACACAACCAGCTCGCCCTCCTCCCCTCTTCCCATGACCTCTTCCGTCTTCGGGTCTATAACCTCTACTATAAAGTGGTCTTCGGCAATGTGCATTCTCCCCTTTTCGCACTCATACGCAATTCCGGGACCCATCGCCTCCGGAATGCCGTATGCGGTGGATACCTTTATCTTAAGCTTCTTCTCGATGGTTTCCCTGTCCACAGGCAAGAGCGACTCGGAGACGAGAATACCCTTTTTCAGAGCAAAATCTTTCGGCTTGATCTCTATCTCCGGGAGCAGCTTGATAACGTGAAGCAGGCTTGAGGGAGTAGATACTATACACGTTGTCTTGTAGTCGGACATTATCATGACTTCCTTTTCATGGCTCATTGCGCTCATCGGGATCACGGAAGCCTCGATATTCTCCGCCGCAACCCTCATGCTCCTGCCCCAGTTCGCAAGGCCGTAAACGAAAGACAACTGGACTATATCGTTTGCCGTAACCCCCGACGCCACGTAGAGCCTCGAGAGGAGCTCCACCCACAATCCGAGGTCGGTCTTG
The DNA window shown above is from Candidatus Zymogenus saltonus and carries:
- a CDS encoding ABC transporter ATP-binding protein — translated: MEREEILSVKSLTKLYGGVVAVNNVSFEIKEGEILSLIGPNGAGKTTIFNCMTGLSRPTKGEISLNLNGKQSVISARKKMLKPDAINYLGIARTFQNIRLFNNLTILNNVKIGRHSRSKKNFAGAVLRTRSQKLEEKDILKSAVKYIVFVGLEGSIMEIASNLPYGAQRRLEIARALATEPKLLLLDEPAAGMNPKETGELMNLIRRIRDMGITVLIIEHDMKVVMEISDRIVVLEYGKKIADGNPIEIKNSPAVIKAYLGTD
- a CDS encoding DUF3276 family protein yields the protein MEERRKEEIFTKKVKAGRRTYYFDVKENVNNDRYLIISETKSVDFGKQDRFRIMVFPEDIDNFKEAFMDVVDFIKSGEDSREGESDDDFSDEY
- a CDS encoding ABC transporter ATP-binding protein, coding for MLQLIDVHTYYGKIEALKGISMKIGEGEIVTLIGSNGAGKSTTLMTICGITPARKGKILLEGINIERTPPDMIVSKGLSQVPEGRRIFPFLTVMENLRMGAYLRKKDSRLKTDFERLFRIFPILKDRKNQLGGTLSGGEQQMLAIARALMSNPRLLLLDEPSLGLAPLIVKEIFKTISEINKVNGTTILLVEQNAKMALQNSNRGYVLETGRIAMEDKSENLLENDAVKKAYLGEN
- a CDS encoding AMP-binding protein; its protein translation is MGIYNRRYETLSKGEIEQIQIERLKNTVERVFKNVSFYQNKMKTRDITPKDIVELKDIEKLGFTTREDLSYNYPYGLFAVPLKDIVRINSTSGITGKPTVVGYTKTDLGLWVELLSRLYVASGVTANDIVQLSFVYGLANWGRSMRVAAENIEASVIPMSAMSHEKEVMIMSDYKTTCIVSTPSSLLHVIKLLPEIEIKPKDFALKKGILVSESLLPVDRETIEKKLKIKVSTAYGIPEAMGPGIAYECEKGRMHIAEDHFIVEVIDPKTEEVMGRGEEGELVVSTITTKAYPLIRFRTGDISTILPEDTCPCGRNLLSIEIPMKRTDDVLSVRGVKVYPSQIEKIIADNLKETPPFAIVHHKVKELDEIDIFIVGVESLFSDEVKILEAMISSIKDDLLEILGIRAAVKLVEHITMEEIRKSNKDVIFFDNFDNK